Part of the Phragmites australis chromosome 23, lpPhrAust1.1, whole genome shotgun sequence genome is shown below.
ACGAATCGCCGCCCTGATTCTGATTCTGCAGAAGTCGACGACGACATTGTTGCTTCGGAATCCGAGTTGGATGGCTTGTCTTGCTTCCTCCTTCCTGCCCCAGTAGCTAGTGTGAGCTCAAGGTTGAAGTCTTCAACCAACGTAGCCTTCTTGTCACCCGAGTTATCGCACCATTGTTGACGACCGATCTTTACTGTCTGTTCGGTTTGAGTCTCTGCAGTTGTGTTTCCATAATTGTTCATCTTGGTAACCTGCATCTGCATCATCAGTTGCTTCTGAACCTGGTATATGCGGTGCAGTTCGTGAACCTAGAGAAGAGATCATTGAACACTTTCAGCATTTTAGAAGGTGTTGCAACCTCTGAGCAGGCAGTGTTGGTAACATTGTTTACCTGTTGTCTGAATGTATGTTCTTGCCTCAGCATGGCCATCTTGATGTTTTccttctccatctctctccaaTCCACACTCAAGTAGCAGCTTCGGCTGAACAATGTGCCTGCCCTCTCACCTGTTCGATCAGAGCATGACCCATGAGTACTAGTGGTTGCTGTTGTTGCAACTTTGAACAAATAGAAATGGATGTGAAATGTTACTACATCTCAATTGCAATTGTTGAAGCTTTGTGTCAGTGACCAAGTTCTGGTTACATGTCTTGTTGATTTGAGCTCTCTATTATTATTCTTTTTAAGAATGTGAATCTTATTTATTCGTTTTTTGGAGAACTCTCACCAAATCAATTACATGATTCGATGATGCATTTAATTTGCTGCAGTTAGGTAAATGAGTATCCAAGGATATCATAATAAATGCTACATTGTTACGGTTGTATGCACTATGCACTGTAATCTAAGATATCAATTGACGGTTGTCCTTTGTGCTTGTACACCTGCAAGTGCACTGGTTTGCAACAACGAAAATTAATTGGGATCAGGACGAAATTTTAGGGGGCGACATATTGATAAGATATATTTGAAAAAAGGGGAGCTATTTTCCCCTAGATAAACAAgattctgaagaaaaaaaatgcaaatagcATTCCTGCAGGGGATTATATGGGAATAAAAACTTGATATCTTTGTGGTTCGTTTGTGGAAACCTGGATTTTTCTAGCAGAACACTGTGATTAATTTAAGCAGCAGTTGGGAAGCTTTTTTTAGGACTAATCTGATAGGGGATTTTCAAGGTTGCACTGCTAAATGGATCTTACAGTCTCATTGCGCTATTATTTCTGTTCTGACTGGAAATATTTCTGTTCTTGCTACCTGCAGTTTCTGCAAGTAACCTATGTTGTCTTCCACTAACAGAATGATACAGAAACAGAAACATTTCTCCATATCTTTTTGCCTGAAAAGAAAGCTAAAAAAGGTACACCCTTATACTCTACTAATGTTTAGTTCGTTGTTGAGAATTCTGGAAGAAGCAAGGGAAGATTATGTATCATATTCTATTTCTGCCTGTGTTATTCTCCTTCcacttttgtttttaaaaaaaactatgccCTGCATGTCGTAATCTTTCCTGAGAGAAACTACTGACGAGTTCGTTCCTGAAGGCAATTCTGAAAAGATTATAAGTTAACAAAGaaacaagaggaagaacaaactCTTGTTTTTTGGGAAACTGAAAACACGACATTAAACCTTTTGAAGACTAAAGAACAACACAGCTCCTTGCACACGAAATTATGAACGAAAGCATGAAGGACAACCAAAAACCATGATTCCCAAACTTTCAGAAACGCTATCATGCTCCATGAAACCTAAAGAGCAGTTCATCGAAAGCAAGGATCATGCGAGAAACAACAGGAACAAGGAAGATCACAGGTGCCTTGTGCTCACCTCTGCCTCTGAATTTCTCTGAAGGAAGGGCTAGTGCTGATTCCtctgaaggaggaggaagacacCCCTCACAAGAAGATCTCCTGGTAGCTACTGCTGCTAGGCCAAAGGCAAAGGCTTTTGGTTCTGCTGAGATGCAACAGCCAATTAGCAGGGTTCGCATGTATCAAATCTGGTGAGgcaggagggggaggggagaggatTTAAGATTCTCTCCTGTCATTAGTTTTGCTGTCATGGTGGGGCCTCTGTGGTCATGCCAAACAAATCCAAGTCACTTAGGCCAATGAAGTTCATATATGATAAAGGCCCCAAAGATGCTCCTATGTAGTGCCAAGAAAAGGATAGGACCAAGATAAGAAGCCCAAGCTATTCTATTCTTGCTTGCTACACCGAAATTCTTATGCCCCCCCTCCGACGCTACACCTCGCAAGATTTTCCTGTCGTTCCATCGACATACAGCCCGAATCCGTATGTTTGTAGCGCAAGTGTTTATTTGTGATATGTTCATGTTGTGATATGCGAATGTTTGTTTCTGTATGGTTTATGTAGTTGTTGGTGCTCTCCATGAGGTTGTGTAGCCATTATGattttgaatgtttttttttggccCAGATA
Proteins encoded:
- the LOC133906118 gene encoding uncharacterized protein LOC133906118 translates to MRTLLIGCCISAEPKAFAFGLAAVATRRSSCEGCLPPPSEESALALPSEKFRGRGERAGTLFSRSCYLSVDWREMEKENIKMAMLRQEHTFRQQVHELHRIYQVQKQLMMQMQVTKMNNYGNTTAETQTEQTVKIGRQQWCDNSGDKKATLVEDFNLELTLATGAGRRKQDKPSNSDSEATMSSSTSAESESGRRFVPESNVTLRFQNSNRHDDQVMQSPWLYQCFKSQDGMMA